A genomic stretch from Helianthus annuus cultivar XRQ/B chromosome 1, HanXRQr2.0-SUNRISE, whole genome shotgun sequence includes:
- the LOC110933131 gene encoding UPF0481 protein At3g47200, with product MSEHDQIQHSIDIPDDKILDWIIGSVTDVDANDTSQPSSAAKKIPRVPSMLSEKHNYEECFAPQDVSIGPYHYEEPKLQAFEELKPVMASSLFKHRPGALISLYKKVGEEEMMKDLRSFYEQDSTTKYSDKVFIKMMLLDSCFILYFMLYVHMGGSSRAYGSLFKSFDLVLSVWGDLLLLENQIPFKLLQMMNIWNETYIFKNIQALIHNIYMLRSSDQKRTWLKSILCIRSDQQRLESELTGDNAPDHLLHLLYLTHIPKDVSMKYKNKEYNYNSNNFPTVNQLLDVGIRFKQCDPISLKHVRFSKGWFEFSAAVQLPPITLSGETKPLLLNLIAYETGSGKDECFASYVCLLRSLIGSHEDVRVLKKAGVLQHRFGTDNDVVDFFNEIAADLIPQNEAYVELKDDIQSYYEGCSNTPISDLRREYRKSPWKFISLLGALIALFLTAVQTYFAVWSRK from the coding sequence ATGTCTGAGCATGATCAAATCCAACACAGCATCGATATCCCAGATGACAAGATTCTTGACTGGATTATCGGCTCAGTTACCGATGTCGATGCCAATGACACTTCCCAACCGTCATCAGCCGCAAAAAAAATCCCCAGAGTTCCAAGCATGCTGAGTGAGAAACACAACTACGAGGAATGCTTTGCTCCTCAGGATGTCTCCATTGGTCCTTACCATTATGAAGAACCAAAACTCCAGGCGTTCGAGGAACTCAAGCCTGTTATGGCAAGTAGTCTCTTTAAACACAGGCCGGGGGCCTTAATAAGTTTGTACAAAAAGGTTGGTGAAGAGGAAATGATGAAAGATTTAAGAAGCTTTTATGAACAAGACTCGACAACCAAGTATTCCGATAAGGTCTTCATTAAGATGATGTTGCTGGATTCTTGTTTTATTCTTTATTTTATGTTATACGTTCATATGGGGGGGTCTTCTCGTGCTTATGGAAGCTTGTTCAAGAGCTTCGACCTGGTTTTAAGTGTTTGGGGAGATTTGTTATTACTTGAAAACCAAATCCCCTTCAAACTTCTACAAATGATGAATATATGGAATGaaacatatatttttaaaaacatccAAGCGCTCATCCATAATATTTATATGTTGAGGTCTTCAGATCAGAAAAGAACGTGGTTAAAATCAATACTTTGCATCCGAAGTGATCAACAACGTTTGGAATCCGAGTTAACTGGCGACAATGCACCGGatcatcttctccatcttctTTATCTTACTCATATACCTAAAGATGTCTCCATGAAGTATAAGAATAAAGAATACAATTACAACAGCAATAACTTCCCCACTGTTAACCAGCTTTTGGATGTAGGGATTCGTTTCAAGCAATGTGACCCTATTTCTTTAAAACACGTGAGGTTCTCTAAGGGCTGGTTTGAGTTTTCAGCTGCTGTACAACTCCCACCAATAACCTTGTCGGGTGAAACCAAGCCTCTTTTGTTAAACTTGATAGCCTATGAAACGGGCTCAGGTAAAGATGAATGCTTTGCATCGTACGTTTGTCTTCTTCGGTCTCTGATTGGTAGCCATGAGGACGTTAGGGTTCTTAAAAAAGCTGGGGTGCTTCAACACCGCTTCGGGACTGATAATGACGTCGTGGATTTCTTCAATGAAATAGCCGCGGATTTAATTCCACAAAATGAAGCATATGTTGAACTTAAGGATGACATACAAAGTTACTATGAAGGTTGTAGTAACACACCCATTTCCGACCTTAGGCGTGAATATCGCAAGAGCCCATGGAAGTTTATTTCACTTCTTGGAGCTTTGATAGCTCTTTTTCTTACTGCTGTTCAAACTTATTTCGCTGTCTGGAGTCGCAAATGA
- the LOC110881846 gene encoding chromodomain helicase hrp1 isoform X1, producing MPTWVHDRRNKHVTVPRCLPKEVKLLKYIIVFFLIITSFMIIGTKVKMLFCLTGRLKSWPIFSLNDNPFLNEQKIKYMFKHFSTFYFINGMLQDRLLKVISFVSSLLDNMKKPILIIASSSARLLWESEFSKWSKSINVVTYKGTKDIRAAIRGSEFQVLLSSPDAIVEDMETLVHIKWELLVIDECQHPVISMHLKTIQMLMADMKLLTIFGEPVDVFQISLVDCKNEKIQSDADMEMNDDISTLKERLSPFIAFDCKFSTPDLKEYWVPVHLSSTQDRHDTLNLNQTELNRKSTPKDTSTVKVLQIPASTLVQPNNPYMINGPTTGPLRFQAPHLRSSPSSFASFRNQPTSSEPEPSLEPLPSLSATQTVDKHDHV from the exons ATGCCAACATGGGTGCACGATCGTCGAAACAAGCACGTCACCGTGCCTCGATGCTTGCCAAAAGAGGTCAAATTGTTGAAATACATAATCGTATTCTTCCTTATTATAACAAGCTTCATGATCATCGGAACAAAGGtcaaaatgctgttttgtttgacGGGCAGGTTAAAATCTTGGCCTATTTTTTCTTTAAACGATAATCCTTTTTTAAACGAACAAAAGATAAAGTATATGTTTAAACATTTTTCTACTTTTTACTTTATTAACGGGATGTTGCAGGACCGGCTACTTAAGGTGATCAGTTTTGTATCGTCATTACTGGATAACATGAAGAAGCCTATTTTAATAATAGCTTCTTCCAGTGCTCGTTTGTTGTGGGAAAGCGAGTTTTCAAAGTGGTCAAAGTCGATCAATGTTGTAACGTACAAAGGGACCAAAGATATACGGGCTGCCATTAGAGGTTCAGAATTTCAAGTCCTTTTATCTTCTCCAGACGCCATTGTGGAG GACATGGAAACGCTTGTTCATATTAAGTGGGAGCTGTTAGTGATAGACGAGTGCCAACACCCCGTAATTTCAATGCATTTAAAGACAATTCAGATGCTTATGGCTGATATGAAACTGTTAACGATTTTTGGTGAACCAGTG GATGTTTTCCAGATTTCACTGGTTGATTGCAAAAATGAAAAGATACAAAGTGACGCTGACATGGAAATGAACGATGATATTAGCACATTGAAAGAAAGACTGTCGCCATTTATAGCATTCGATTGCAAGTTCAGCACCCCTGATCTTAAAGAGTACTGGGTCCCAGTTCATCTTTCGTCAACGCAAGACCGTCATGACACACTCAATCTAAACCAAACAGAGCTCAACCGGAAGAGCACACCTAAAG ACACTAGCACGGTTAAAGTTCTTCAAATCCCTGCATCTACACTGGTTCAACCTAACAACCCATATATGATCAATGGGCCCACCACCGGGCCACTGCGCTTTCAAGCCCCTCATCTAAGGTCAAGCCCATCGTCGTTTGCATCATTCCGCAACCAGCCCACCAGTAGCGAACCCGAACCATCTCTCGAGCCATTGCCTAGTTTGTCAGCTACCCAAACAGTTGACAAACACGACCATGTATAG
- the LOC110881846 gene encoding chromodomain helicase hrp1 isoform X2, whose translation MSGSKIPLPPLQPGESWKRKHSTSNAQVDANMGARSSKQARHRASMLAKRGQIVEIHNRILPYYNKLHDHRNKGQNAVLFDGQDRLLKVISFVSSLLDNMKKPILIIASSSARLLWESEFSKWSKSINVVTYKGTKDIRAAIRGSEFQVLLSSPDAIVEDMETLVHIKWELLVIDECQHPVISMHLKTIQMLMADMKLLTIFGEPVDVFQISLVDCKNEKIQSDADMEMNDDISTLKERLSPFIAFDCKFSTPDLKEYWVPVHLSSTQDRHDTLNLNQTELNRKSTPKDTSTVKVLQIPASTLVQPNNPYMINGPTTGPLRFQAPHLRSSPSSFASFRNQPTSSEPEPSLEPLPSLSATQTVDKHDHV comes from the exons ATGTCCGGTTCAAAAATACCGCTACCGCCACTTCAGCCTGGTGAGTCATGGAAACGGAAACATTCAACTTCGAATGCACAAGTAGATGCCAACATGGGTGCACGATCGTCGAAACAAGCACGTCACCGTGCCTCGATGCTTGCCAAAAGAGGTCAAATTGTTGAAATACATAATCGTATTCTTCCTTATTATAACAAGCTTCATGATCATCGGAACAAAGGtcaaaatgctgttttgtttgacGGGCAG GACCGGCTACTTAAGGTGATCAGTTTTGTATCGTCATTACTGGATAACATGAAGAAGCCTATTTTAATAATAGCTTCTTCCAGTGCTCGTTTGTTGTGGGAAAGCGAGTTTTCAAAGTGGTCAAAGTCGATCAATGTTGTAACGTACAAAGGGACCAAAGATATACGGGCTGCCATTAGAGGTTCAGAATTTCAAGTCCTTTTATCTTCTCCAGACGCCATTGTGGAG GACATGGAAACGCTTGTTCATATTAAGTGGGAGCTGTTAGTGATAGACGAGTGCCAACACCCCGTAATTTCAATGCATTTAAAGACAATTCAGATGCTTATGGCTGATATGAAACTGTTAACGATTTTTGGTGAACCAGTG GATGTTTTCCAGATTTCACTGGTTGATTGCAAAAATGAAAAGATACAAAGTGACGCTGACATGGAAATGAACGATGATATTAGCACATTGAAAGAAAGACTGTCGCCATTTATAGCATTCGATTGCAAGTTCAGCACCCCTGATCTTAAAGAGTACTGGGTCCCAGTTCATCTTTCGTCAACGCAAGACCGTCATGACACACTCAATCTAAACCAAACAGAGCTCAACCGGAAGAGCACACCTAAAG ACACTAGCACGGTTAAAGTTCTTCAAATCCCTGCATCTACACTGGTTCAACCTAACAACCCATATATGATCAATGGGCCCACCACCGGGCCACTGCGCTTTCAAGCCCCTCATCTAAGGTCAAGCCCATCGTCGTTTGCATCATTCCGCAACCAGCCCACCAGTAGCGAACCCGAACCATCTCTCGAGCCATTGCCTAGTTTGTCAGCTACCCAAACAGTTGACAAACACGACCATGTATAG